The following are encoded together in the Buteo buteo chromosome 2, bButBut1.hap1.1, whole genome shotgun sequence genome:
- the CYP51A1 gene encoding lanosterol 14-alpha demethylase, with the protein MAVGAEGTLSLMEVGGSLLERVAVGNPLSLVLAASAFALSLGYLFQLGYRRHVGSEQKKYPPYISSSIPFLGHAIAFGKSPIEFLENAYDRYGPVFSFTMVGKTFTYLLGSDAAALLFNSKNEDLNAEDVYSRLTTPVFGKGVAYDVPNTVFLEQKKMLKTGLNIAQFKQHVSVIEEETKEYFKAWGESGEKNLFEALSELIILTASHCLHGKEIRSLLNEKVAQLYADLDGGFTHAAWLLPGWLPLPSFRRRDRAHKEIKNIFYKVIQKRRKSDEKEHDMLQTLLDASYKDGRLLTDDEIAGMLIGLLLAGQHTSSTTSAWLGFFIARDKSIQDQCYAEQKAVCGDDLPPLTYDQLKDLSLLDRCLKETLRLRPPIMTMMRMARTPQTVAGYNIPPGHQVCVSPTVNHRLRDSWKDALDFKPDRYLQDNPAAGEKFAYVPFGAGRHRCIGENFAYVQIKTIWSTLLRLYEFDLINDYFPTINYTTMIHTPNNPIIRYKRRSL; encoded by the exons ATGGCGGTGGGCGCTGAGGGGACGCTGAGCCTGATGGAGGTCGGCGGATCCCTGCTGGAGCGGGTGGCCGTCGGCAACCCCCTCTCCCTGGTGCTGGCCGCCTCCGCCTTCGCGCTGAGCCTCGGCTACCTGTTCCAGCTGGGTTACCGGCGCCACGTCGGGTCCGAGCAGAAG aaataccCACCTTATATTTCATCAAGCATCCCTTTCCTTGGACACGCAATTGCATTTGGAAAAAGTCCCATTGaatttttggaaaatgcttATGACAGG tATGGACCTGTGTTCAGTTTCACTATGGTTGGCAAGACATTCACGTATTTACTGGGTAGTGATGCTGCTGCTCTACTCTTCAAtagtaaaaatgaagatttgaATGCAGAGGATGTATACTCTCGGTTAACTACACCAGTTTTTGGCAAGGGAGTTGCTTATGATGTCCCTAATACg GTGTTTTTGGAACAGAAGAAGATGCTCAAAACGGGGCTAAATATTGCCCAGTTTAAACAGCATGTATCTGTGATTGAGGAAGAAACAAAGGAGTATTTCAAAGCATGGGGAGAGAGTGGAGAAAAAA ACCTGTTTGAAGCCCTTTCAGAACTTATCATTTTGACAGCAAGTCATTGCTTACATGGGAAAGAAATAAGAAGCTTACTGAATGAGAAGGTGGCTCAGCTGTATGCCGATTTGGATGGGGGTTTTACTCATGCTGCCTGGCTTCTGCCAGGTTGGCTACCTCTGCCCAGCTTCAG ACGTCGAGACCGagcacacaaagaaataaagaatattttctacAAGGTTATCCAGAAACGTCGGAAGTCTGATGAAAAGGAGCATGACATGCTCCAAACTCTACTTGATGCTTCATACAA GGATGGCCGTCTGCTGACAGATGATGAAATTGCTGGAATGCTTATTGGGTTGCTGCTAGCGGGGCAGCACACATCCTCCACCACCAGTGCTTGGCTTGGCTTCTTCATAGCCAGAGACAAATCAATACAGGACCAGTGCTATGCGGAACAAAAAGCAGTTTGTGGGGATGACTTGCCACCATTAACTTATGACCAG CTCAAGGATCTTAGTTTGCTGGATCGCTGTCTAAAAGAAACTTTAAGGCTTAGACCTCCCATAATGACCATGATGAGAATGGCCAGAACTCCCCAG ACTGTTGCTGGATATAACATTCCCCCCGGCCATCAGGTCTGTGTATCTCCCACTGTTAACCACAGACTCAGGGACTCCTGGAAAGATGCTCTAGACTTCAAGCCTGACCGGTATCTCCAAGATaacccagcagctggagagaaattTGCATATGTTCCATTTGGCGCTG GCCGTCATCGCTGCATTGGAGAAAACTTTGCTTATGTTCAGATTAAGACTATTTGGTCTACTTTGCTTCGTTTGTATGAATTTGATCTCATCAATGACTATTTTCCGACTATAAATTACACAACTATGATACACACACCTAATAACCCCATTATCAGATATAAAAGGAGGTCACTGTAA